From a single Brassica oleracea var. oleracea cultivar TO1000 chromosome C5, BOL, whole genome shotgun sequence genomic region:
- the LOC106293976 gene encoding probable ubiquitin-conjugating enzyme E2 23, protein MSSSSSPGIRNLFRTMSSSSNSDTDDDDLTRVLSVRRPRSNSIDLNRRRAEKVRPVSTREKKEDESESKSTPGEDKVGDIVRFGRNSYFVVDIFEKEIMELGDKVDLNFKRFNKFEAVDGCCPWDHHFSNYRCCYSSCCCVCSISNVEREWGKLQRELEKRDGSSNGVSFFVRTYNERKELMRVAVTDQSHSLFFFDIKFPTEYPHQAPSLFYHSYGLPLSNYETHTLLKAKIHYNILDVFLLIEEIVMNNTNKSCHQMLDMLKRPLNGFEDFVKGHFRKKGAFILKNMIEEMDLAKERDRNMFFKTYVAFEDNKTYGEHLLNSDLKEELEGYKEKECSSDHYYSSSSSYFQPITSRFDDIQKTPRYKNFLNKIFLL, encoded by the coding sequence ATGAGCAGTAGTAGCAGTCCTGGTATTCGAAATTTATTCAGAACCATGAGCAGTAGTAGTAACAGCGACACTGATGATGATGATCTAACAAGAGTTTTATCTGTACGACGCCCTAGGTCAAATTCTATTGACCTAAATAGGAGGCGTGCTGAGAAAGTTAGACCAGTTTCTACTAGAGAAAAGAAAGAAGATGAATCAGAGTCTAAATCGACACCAGGAGAAGATAAAGTTGGTGACATCGTTCGCTTCGGACGAAACAGCTACTTTGTGGTTGACATCTTCGAGAAGGAGATCATGGAGTTGGGAGATAAGGTGGATTTAAACTTCAAGAGATTCAACAAGTTCGAAGCTGTTGATGGATGTTGTCCATGGGATCATCACTTCAGCAACTACAGGTGTTGTTACTCATCTTGCTGCTGCGTATGTTCAATCAGTAACGTTGAGAGAGAGTGGGGGAAGCTGCAGAGAGAGTTAGAGAAGAGAGATGGTTCTTCCAATGGAGTCAGCTTCTTTGTTAGAACTTACAACGAAAGAAAAGAGCTGATGAGAGTTGCTGTAACCGATCAGAGTCACAGCTTGTTCTTCTTCGACATTAAGTTCCCTACAGAGTATCCACACCAAGCGCCGAGTCTCTTCTACCATTCCTATGGCCTTCCTTTGAGTAACTATGAGACACATACGTTACTAAAGGCCAAAATTCATTACAACATATTAGATGTGTTTCTACTCATTGAAGAGATTGTGATGAACAACACCAACAAGTCATGTCATCAGATGCTAGATATGCTGAAGCGTCCTCTCAATGGGTTTGAGGATTTTGTGAAAGGTCATTTTAGGAAGAAGGGTGCTTTTATTCTGAAGAACATGATTGAAGAGATGGATTTGGCAAAGGAGAGAGATAGAAACATGTTCTTCAAGACTTATGTTGCCTTTGAAGACAATAAAACTTACGGTGAGCATCTTCTCAACAGTGATCTTAAAGAAGAGCTGGAGGGGTACAAAGAGAAAGAGTGTTCTAGTGATCACTACTACTCTTCTTCATCTTCCTACTTCCAACCCATTACTAGCAGGTTTGATGATATTCAGAAGACACCCAGATACAAAAACTTCTTGAACAAGATCTTTCTCTTGTAG
- the LOC106295877 gene encoding pentatricopeptide repeat-containing protein At3g12770, with the protein MGMTMSESSLLASPFLHSNSGIHSDSFYASLIGSSTHKSQLRQIHARLFVLGLQLSSLLITKLIHASSSFGDIRFARKVFDDLPRPQIFPWNAIITGYSRNNLFQDALLMYSKMQLARVSPDSFTFPHLLKACSGLPHLQMGRLVHAQVLRLGFEADGFVQNGLIALYAKCRRMGSARTVFEGLPMSERTVVSWTAIVSAYAQNGEPLEALEIFSQMRKMDVKLDCVALVSVLNAFTCLQDLEQGRAVHGSVVKIGLETEPDLLISLNTMYAKCGQVETAKILFGKMKSPNLILWNAMISGYAKNGYAKDAIDAFHEMINKGVRPDTISITSAVSACAQVGSLEQARWMDEYIGRSDYRDDVFISSALIDMFAKCGSVECARSVFDRTLDRDVVVWSAMIVGYGLHGRAREAISLYRAMERGGVQPNDVTFLGLLVACNHSGLVREGWWFFNRMTDHKINPQQQHYACVIDLLGRAGHIDQAYEVIRCMPIHPGVTVWGALLSACKKHRHVGLGEYAAQQLFSIDPSNTGHYVQLSNLYAAARLWDRVAEVRLRMKEKGLSKDVGCSWVEVRGRLEAFRVGDKSHPRYEEIERQVEWIETKLKESGFVAYKDASLHDLNDEEAEETLCSHSERIAIAYGLISTPQETTLRITKNLRACVNCHAATKVISKLVGREIVVRDTNRFHHFKDGVCSCGDYW; encoded by the exons ATGGGAATGACAATGTCGGAATCATCTCTTCTTGCTTCTCCTTTTCTCCACT CCAACAGTGGGATCCATTCAGATTCTTTCTACGCCTCGCTTATCGGCAGCTCCACTCACAAATCTCAGCTTAGGCAAATCCACGCACGTTTATTTGTATTGGGTTTGCAGCTCAGTAGTTTATTGATCACCAAGCTCATCCACGCAAGCTCTTCCTTTGGTGACATACGCTTCGCACGCAAGGTGTTCGACGATTTGCCTCGCCCTCAGATATTCCCTTGGAATGCTATTATAACGGGTTATTCAAGAAACAATCTCTTCCAAGATGCGCTTCTCATGTATTCCAAGATGCAACTCGCTCGCGTCTCTCCTGATTCCTTCACTTTCCCTCATCTTCTTAAAGCTTGCAGCGGTTTGCCTCACCTTCAGATGGGTCGGCTCGTGCATGCTCAGGTGCTCAGGCTTGGATTCGAAGCAGATGGGTTTGTTCAGAACGGTCTCATTGCACTGTACGCGAAGTGTAGGCGTATGGGGAGTGCGAGAACTGTGTTTGAAGGGCTGCCAATGTCAGAGAGAACGGTAGTCTCGTGGACGGCTATTGTTTCAGCTTATGCTCAGAACGGTGAGCCTCTGGAGGCGTTAGAGATTTTCAGTCAGATGAGGAAGATGGATGTGAAGCTTGATTGTGTAGCTCTCGTCAGCGTTCTCAATGCTTTTACGTGCCTGCAGGATTTGGAGCAAGGGAGAGCTGTTCATGGTTCTGTTGTGAAGATTGGTCTTGAAACAGAGCCTGACTTGCTCATCTCTCTCAACACCATGTACGCAAAGTGTGGCCAAGTCGAAACCGCCAAGATTCTCTTTGGTAAGATGAAGTCACCGAACTTGATTTTGTGGAACGCCATGATCTCTGGGTATGCGAAGAACGGCTATGCCAAAGACGCTATTGATGCGTTTCATGAGATGATCAATAAAGGTGTAAGACCTGACACCATCTCCATAACATCTGCCGTTTCGGCTTGTGCTCAAGTAGGTTCTCTTGAGCAGGCTCGCTGGATGGACGAGTATATAGGCAGGAGCGACTACAGGGATGATGTTTTTATTAGCAGCGCCCTTATCGATATGTTTGCTAAATGCGGAAGTGTAGAGTGCGCAAGATCAGTTTTCGACAGAACACTTGATAGAGACGTTGTGGTGTGGAGTGCTATGATCGTTGGGTATGGACTGCACGGGCGGGCTAGAGAAGCTATCAGTCTATACCGTGCTATGGAGCGTGGTGGAGTGCAACCCAATGACGTCACTTTCCTGGGGCTTCTCGTGGCTTGTAACCATTCAGGCTTGGTAAGAGAAGGCTGGTGGTTCTTCAACAGGATGACAGACCACAAAATCAACCCGCAGCAGCAACACTATGCATGCGTCATCGATCTTCTGGGGCGTGCTGGTCATATTGATCAAGCTTATGAGGTGATCAGATGCATGCCTATCCATCCCGGTGTAACGGTTTGGGGAGCGCTCCTAAGCGCCTGCAAGAAACATCGCCACGTGGGCTTGGGAGAGTACGCAGCTCAACAACTTTTCTCAATAGACCCATCCAACACTGGCCATTACGTGCAGCTATCTAATCTGTATGCTGCAGCTCGTTTGTGGGACCGCGTTGCAGAGGTGCGACTGAGAATGAAGGAGAAGGGATTGAGCAAAGACGTTGGATGCAGCTGGGTTGAAGTAAGGGGAAGGTTGGAGGCTTTTCGAGTTGGTGATAAGTCGCATCCAAGATATGAAGAGATTGAGAGACAAGTGGAGTGGATTGAGACTAAACTGAAGGAAAGTGGATTTGTGGCGTACAAGGATGCATCGCTGCACGATCTCAACGATGAAGAAGCTGAGGAGACTCTGTGCAGCCACAGCGAGAGGATAGCTATTGCGTATGGACTTATAAGTACGCCCCAAGAGACAACGCTGCGGATCACAAAGAATCTGAGAGCTTGTGTGAACTGTCACGCTGCTACAAAAGTTATCTCGAAGCTTGTGGGTAGAGAGATTGTTGTGAGAGACACCAATCGGTTCCACCATTTCAAGGATGGAGTTTGTTCGTGCGGTGATTATTGGTAA
- the LOC106295878 gene encoding DCN1-like protein 2 — MHKLSRSNRDKLQQFVAITGASDKNALQALKASDWQLEAAFDVFYSQPQPRSNGDMRRLEELYNRYKDPYSDMILAEGISVLCSDLQVEPQDIVTLVLSWHMNAATACEFSKEEFFGGLQALGVDSIGKLQEKLSFMRSELKDEQKFHEIYNFAFGWAKEKGQKSLALDTAIGMWQLLFAEREWPLVNHWCDFLQDRHNKAISKDTWAQLLEFARTVDPALSNYDAEGAWPYLIDEFVEYLYDKSVVEK, encoded by the exons ATG CATAAGTTGAGTAGAAGCAACCGCGACAAACTTCAGCAGTTCGTGGCTATCACTGGAGCTAG TGATAAGAATGCTCTTCAGGCTCTCAAAGCCAGCGATTGGCAGCTCGAAGCAGCTTTTGATGTGTTTTACAGCCAGCCCCAGCCAAGAAGCAATGGTGATATGAGACGCTTGGAGGAGCTCTACAATAGATATAAAG ACCCATATTCTGATATGATTCTGGCCGAAGGTATCTCGGTTCTGTGTAGTGATCTTCAG GTGGAACCCCAAGACATTGTCACG CTGGTTCTGTCGTGGCATATGAATGCTGCAACAGCGTGTGAATTTTCCAAGGAAGAATTTTTTGGTGGATTACAGGCATTAGG CGTAGATTCCATTGGGAAGTTGCAAGAAAAGCTGTCATTTATGCGTTCTGAGCTTAAAGATGAAC AAAAGTTCCATGAAATATACAACTTTGCTTTTGGGTGGGCGAAAGAGAAG GGACAGAAGTCTCTTGCTTTAGATACAGCTATTGGTATGTGGCAGCTGCTTTTTGCAGAAAGAGAGTGGCCATTAGTAAACCACTGGTGTGATTTCTTACAG GATCGTCACAACAAGGCCATATCTAAAGACACGTGGGCACAGCTCCTGGAGTTTGCAAGG ACGGTGGACCCGGCGCTGTCGAACTACGATGCAGAAGGAGCATGGCCTTACCTCATCGATGAGTTCGTTGAGTACCTGTATGACAAGAGCGTTGTTGAGAAGTAA